One Microbacterium sp. W4I20 DNA window includes the following coding sequences:
- a CDS encoding RNA degradosome polyphosphate kinase, with protein MIDPALADAGLGDAEDDDFDAVEAPDAHLPDHRYLDRELSWLAFNQRVLELAEDPSLPELERANFLAIFASNLDEFFMVRVAGLKRRILTGLAVPTNIGRSPADALADIAREAHALQVRHAEAWTSLVRPALAESGIEITVWSELTDEERAKLSEYFGAQVFPVLMPLAVDPAHPFPYISGLSLNLAIRIRNARTGRQEFARLKVPPMLPRFVEVPGSSEIKRFLTLEELIANHLGDLFPGMEVLDHHAFRLTRNEDVEIEEDESENLIQALEAELLRRRFGPPIRLEITDDMDEVTMDLLVRELDITDQEIYRLPGPLDLRGLFDLSRIDRPDLRYPPHLPTTAVPFQPTGSNTRADIFKAIRKADVLVHHPYESFTTSVVSFLEQAARDPHVLAIKQTLYRTSGDSPIVEALIDAAEAGKQVLALVEVKARFDEANNIVWARKLEKAGVHVVYGLVGLKTHCKLALVIREEEGKLQHYSHVGTGNYNPKTSRIYEDFGLFTADAQVGKDLTRLFNELSGYAIEKKFKRLLVAPLHLRKGLVRQIDAERKNAEAGKPAHIRIKVNSMVDEEIIDALYRASAAGVKVDVWVRGICSLRTDLDGISGNITVRSILGRYLEHSRIFTFENGGDPQVYIGSADMMHRNLDRRVEALVRVTDPDHLKELQSFFDLAMDPGTTSWHLGAGGVWERHAEDADGNPLVDLQDKTMGLIQRRRRARAAR; from the coding sequence ATGATCGATCCCGCACTCGCCGACGCAGGCCTCGGTGACGCCGAAGACGACGACTTCGACGCCGTCGAGGCGCCGGACGCCCACCTTCCCGACCACCGCTACCTCGACAGGGAGCTGAGCTGGCTCGCGTTCAACCAGCGGGTGCTGGAGCTCGCGGAGGATCCGTCGCTGCCCGAGCTCGAGCGGGCGAACTTCCTCGCGATCTTCGCCAGCAACCTCGACGAGTTCTTCATGGTCCGCGTCGCCGGCCTGAAGCGCCGCATCCTCACCGGTCTCGCGGTACCCACCAACATCGGCCGTTCCCCCGCCGACGCCCTCGCCGACATCGCCCGCGAGGCGCACGCCCTGCAGGTGCGGCACGCCGAGGCGTGGACGTCGCTCGTGCGTCCGGCGCTCGCGGAGTCGGGCATCGAGATCACGGTGTGGTCCGAGCTCACCGACGAGGAACGCGCCAAGCTCTCCGAGTACTTCGGCGCACAGGTGTTCCCGGTGCTCATGCCGCTCGCGGTCGACCCGGCGCACCCGTTCCCGTACATCTCGGGCCTCTCGCTGAACCTCGCGATCCGCATCCGCAACGCCCGCACCGGCCGCCAGGAGTTCGCGCGTCTCAAGGTGCCGCCGATGCTGCCCCGTTTCGTCGAGGTGCCGGGCTCCTCGGAGATCAAGCGCTTCCTGACCCTCGAAGAACTCATCGCGAACCACCTCGGAGACCTGTTCCCCGGGATGGAGGTGCTCGATCACCACGCGTTCCGCCTCACCCGCAACGAAGACGTGGAGATCGAGGAGGACGAGAGCGAGAACCTGATCCAGGCGCTCGAGGCCGAGCTGCTGCGCCGCCGCTTCGGTCCGCCCATCCGTCTCGAGATCACCGACGACATGGACGAGGTCACGATGGACCTCCTGGTGCGCGAGCTCGACATCACCGACCAGGAGATCTACCGCCTCCCCGGCCCGCTCGACCTGCGAGGACTCTTCGACCTGTCGCGCATCGACCGCCCCGACCTGCGGTATCCGCCGCATCTCCCGACCACGGCTGTGCCCTTCCAGCCCACCGGCAGCAACACGCGCGCCGACATCTTCAAGGCGATCCGCAAGGCGGACGTGCTCGTGCACCACCCCTACGAGTCGTTCACCACCAGCGTCGTCTCCTTCCTCGAGCAGGCCGCGCGCGACCCGCACGTGCTCGCCATCAAGCAGACGCTCTACCGCACCTCCGGCGACAGCCCGATCGTCGAGGCGCTGATCGACGCCGCCGAGGCCGGCAAGCAGGTGCTGGCGCTGGTCGAGGTCAAGGCACGCTTCGACGAGGCGAACAACATCGTCTGGGCGCGCAAGCTCGAGAAGGCCGGTGTGCACGTCGTCTACGGTCTGGTGGGGCTCAAGACCCACTGCAAGCTCGCCCTCGTGATCCGCGAGGAAGAGGGCAAGCTCCAGCACTACTCGCACGTCGGGACCGGCAACTACAACCCGAAGACCAGCCGCATCTACGAGGACTTCGGACTGTTCACAGCCGACGCGCAGGTGGGCAAGGACCTCACCCGCCTCTTCAACGAGCTCAGCGGCTACGCCATCGAGAAGAAGTTCAAGCGCCTTCTCGTCGCCCCGTTGCATCTGCGCAAGGGCCTGGTCCGGCAGATCGACGCCGAGCGCAAGAACGCCGAGGCCGGCAAGCCCGCCCACATCCGCATCAAGGTCAACTCGATGGTCGACGAGGAGATCATCGACGCGCTGTACCGCGCGAGTGCCGCGGGCGTGAAGGTCGACGTCTGGGTGCGCGGGATCTGCAGTCTGCGCACCGACCTCGACGGCATCAGCGGCAACATCACGGTGCGCAGCATCCTGGGCAGATACCTCGAGCACTCGCGCATCTTCACGTTCGAGAACGGCGGAGACCCCCAGGTCTACATCGGCAGTGCCGACATGATGCATCGCAACCTCGACCGTCGCGTCGAGGCGCTGGTGCGGGTCACCGACCCGGACCACCTCAAGGAGCTGCAGTCGTTCTTCGACCTGGCGATGGACCCCGGAACCACGTCGTGGCACCTCGGTGCCGGCGGAGTCTGGGAGCGGCACGCCGAGGATGCCGACGGCAACCCGCTCGTCGACCTGCAGGACAAGACGATGGGACTGATCCAGCGACGACGGCGAGCGCGGGCGGCTCGATGA
- a CDS encoding anti-sigma factor has product MNEQDFAELAAGAALHALSPDDERRFREALDARPEWRAIAEADAETADFLAGGAALVTPPAGIRSALLAQIAVTPQNGDAQSSGHDDGSSAATETYAEASADDAEVPKPPTPARRRWTRTIFALAACLAVLVGVGIAAAALNGQLNRPESVIALEQIQAADDAERATVELPDGGTATAHWSASAGAAVLVTDGIPAPADGKDYELWYVRGDDAIPAGVFDVEDGRATAALDGDMQAGDVIAVTVEQAGGSPTGTPTTDPVIVIPTA; this is encoded by the coding sequence ATGAACGAGCAGGACTTCGCAGAACTGGCGGCAGGCGCTGCCCTTCACGCGCTGTCGCCCGACGATGAGCGGCGCTTCCGGGAGGCGCTCGACGCCCGTCCGGAGTGGCGCGCGATCGCAGAGGCGGATGCCGAGACGGCAGACTTCCTGGCCGGCGGCGCCGCGCTCGTGACCCCGCCCGCCGGCATCCGCTCGGCACTGCTCGCGCAGATCGCCGTGACGCCGCAGAACGGCGACGCACAGTCTTCCGGGCACGACGACGGTTCGTCCGCCGCTACCGAAACCTACGCCGAGGCTTCGGCCGACGACGCGGAGGTCCCGAAACCTCCGACGCCCGCTCGTCGACGCTGGACGCGCACGATCTTCGCCCTTGCCGCATGCCTCGCCGTGCTGGTCGGCGTCGGAATCGCCGCCGCTGCCCTCAACGGGCAGCTGAACCGTCCGGAATCCGTGATCGCACTGGAGCAGATCCAGGCCGCTGATGATGCGGAGCGGGCCACGGTCGAGCTCCCCGACGGTGGCACGGCGACCGCGCACTGGTCGGCTTCCGCCGGCGCAGCCGTGCTCGTCACCGACGGCATCCCGGCCCCGGCAGACGGCAAGGACTATGAGCTCTGGTATGTGCGCGGCGATGACGCCATCCCGGCCGGTGTCTTCGACGTCGAAGACGGCCGCGCGACGGCGGCCCTCGACGGGGACATGCAGGCGGGCGACGTCATCGCGGTGACCGTGGAACAGGCCGGAGGCTCGCCCACCGGCACGCCGACGACCGACCCGGTGATCGTGATCCCCACGGCCTGA
- the sigK gene encoding ECF RNA polymerase sigma factor SigK produces MLEGMVIDGIDVPEDGTASDAVAALLVRIGDGDQRAFAELYDVLSSRVFGLILRVLVNRSQSEEVLQEVFLEIWQSASRFAPNKGQGRSWVMTIAHRRAVDRVRASQSSADRDVRAGLRDIGVAHDSVAEQVELGIDGEKVVEALTGLPEVQREALVLAYYGGYSQNEISALVGAPLGTIKTRMRDGLSRLRAAMGVTA; encoded by the coding sequence ATGCTGGAGGGGATGGTCATTGACGGGATAGACGTACCCGAGGACGGAACGGCGAGCGATGCGGTCGCGGCTCTCCTCGTGCGCATCGGCGACGGCGACCAGCGGGCCTTCGCAGAGCTGTATGACGTGCTCTCCTCGCGCGTGTTCGGTCTGATCCTGCGCGTACTCGTGAACCGCTCGCAGAGTGAAGAGGTGCTGCAGGAGGTCTTTCTCGAGATCTGGCAATCCGCTTCGCGCTTCGCTCCGAATAAGGGTCAAGGACGATCGTGGGTGATGACAATCGCACATCGTCGGGCCGTGGACCGGGTGCGTGCATCCCAGTCGAGTGCGGACCGTGATGTGCGGGCGGGTCTCAGGGACATCGGTGTGGCGCACGACAGTGTGGCCGAACAGGTGGAACTCGGGATCGACGGTGAGAAAGTCGTCGAAGCACTCACGGGACTGCCGGAGGTGCAGCGCGAAGCACTCGTGCTGGCGTACTACGGCGGTTACAGTCAAAACGAAATATCGGCGCTCGTGGGAGCGCCGTTGGGGACGATCAAGACACGGATGCGGGACGGTCTCAGCCGTCTGCGTGCAGCCATGGGGGTGACAGCATGA
- the pstB gene encoding phosphate ABC transporter ATP-binding protein PstB has product MSKSIEVNDLNVYYSDFLAVEGVSIDIKPNTVTAFIGPSGCGKSTFLRTLNRMHEVIPGARVEGEVLIDGRNLYDSNVDPVLVRRRVGMVFQRPNPFPTMSIKENVLAGVKLNNTRMAKSDQDALVEQSLKGANLWNEVKDRLDKPGSGLSGGQQQRLCIARAIAVSPDVILMDEPCSALDPISTFAIEELIAEIKQQYTVVIVTHNMQQASRVSDRTAFFNIAGTGKPGKLIEYDDTKTIFTTPSIQATEDYVSGRFG; this is encoded by the coding sequence GTGTCCAAGAGCATCGAAGTCAACGACCTCAACGTCTACTACAGCGACTTCCTCGCCGTCGAGGGCGTGAGCATCGACATCAAGCCGAACACCGTGACGGCGTTCATCGGCCCGTCCGGCTGCGGCAAGTCGACCTTCCTCCGCACGCTCAACCGCATGCACGAGGTCATTCCCGGAGCGCGCGTCGAGGGCGAGGTCCTGATCGACGGACGCAACCTCTACGACTCCAACGTCGACCCCGTGCTCGTACGCCGTCGCGTCGGAATGGTCTTCCAGCGGCCGAACCCGTTCCCGACGATGTCGATCAAGGAGAATGTGCTGGCGGGCGTCAAGCTCAACAACACGCGCATGGCCAAGAGCGACCAGGATGCCCTGGTCGAGCAGTCGCTGAAGGGCGCCAACCTCTGGAACGAGGTCAAGGACCGTCTCGACAAGCCGGGCTCCGGTCTCTCCGGCGGTCAGCAGCAGCGTCTGTGCATTGCCCGTGCGATCGCGGTGTCCCCCGACGTGATCCTGATGGATGAGCCCTGCTCCGCCCTCGACCCGATCTCGACCTTCGCGATCGAGGAGCTGATCGCCGAGATCAAGCAGCAGTACACCGTCGTCATCGTCACGCACAATATGCAGCAGGCGAGCCGCGTCTCCGACCGGACGGCGTTCTTCAACATCGCCGGCACCGGCAAGCCCGGCAAGCTCATCGAGTACGACGACACGAAGACCATCTTCACCACGCCGTCCATCCAGGCCACCGAGGACTACGTCTCGGGTCGCTTCGGATAG
- a CDS encoding NUDIX domain-containing protein encodes MSVRQTQSAHGKTQSPSSKWTDKAVYAAGAVVWRIVDGKLRILLIHRTKYRDVTLPKGKVDPGEMLAETAVREVHEETGIRVSLGVPVGVSRYHLASQKQKVVHYWAAEATDRAIRESTFVPNREIAAVEWVSVKKARAKLSYPVDLEILDFFAHLVDDGALRTFPVIVLRHAKAMPRSEWDGADAARPLTERGRRQATSIVGPLRAFGVRKIVTSDAVRCVETVTPLAQELERKFVTTEKISQDAWEDGTDDLRHVVGRRVRSGKAAILCSHGPVLPGLLSEIALATGTIQGSYLSSAADLEPGAFSVVHLSATNPGSGIIAIETHIPKV; translated from the coding sequence ATGAGCGTCCGGCAGACGCAGAGCGCCCACGGCAAGACGCAGTCGCCGTCCTCGAAGTGGACCGACAAGGCGGTGTACGCCGCCGGGGCGGTGGTCTGGCGCATCGTGGACGGGAAGCTCCGCATCCTGCTGATCCACCGCACGAAGTATCGCGACGTCACCCTGCCCAAAGGCAAGGTGGATCCAGGCGAGATGCTCGCCGAGACCGCGGTGCGCGAGGTGCATGAGGAGACCGGCATCCGCGTCTCGCTGGGCGTGCCGGTCGGGGTGAGCCGCTATCACCTCGCCTCGCAGAAGCAGAAGGTCGTGCACTACTGGGCCGCCGAGGCCACCGACCGGGCGATCCGGGAGTCGACCTTCGTGCCCAACCGCGAGATCGCGGCGGTCGAATGGGTGAGCGTGAAGAAGGCCCGGGCGAAGCTCAGCTACCCGGTCGATCTCGAGATCCTCGACTTCTTCGCGCACCTCGTCGACGACGGGGCGCTGCGCACCTTCCCGGTGATCGTGCTGCGGCACGCGAAGGCCATGCCCCGCTCGGAATGGGACGGAGCGGATGCCGCCCGGCCGCTGACCGAGCGCGGGCGCCGACAGGCAACGTCGATCGTGGGGCCGCTGCGTGCCTTCGGCGTGCGCAAGATCGTGACCAGCGACGCGGTGCGTTGCGTCGAGACGGTGACTCCCCTCGCGCAGGAGCTCGAGCGGAAGTTCGTCACGACGGAGAAGATCAGTCAGGACGCCTGGGAGGACGGCACGGACGACCTCCGTCATGTGGTCGGACGACGCGTGCGCTCCGGCAAGGCGGCCATCCTCTGCAGCCACGGCCCCGTCCTTCCCGGGCTGCTGTCCGAGATCGCTCTCGCCACCGGCACGATCCAGGGCTCCTACCTCAGCAGCGCTGCGGACCTCGAGCCCGGCGCGTTCTCGGTGGTGCACCTCTCGGCCACGAACCCGGGCTCCGGCATCATCGCGATCGAGACGCACATCCCCAAGGTCTGA
- the pstS gene encoding phosphate ABC transporter substrate-binding protein PstS: MKISRIARIGAIGAVAALALAGCAANEGGTGGSSDAPSESTLSGTIEATGASSQEAAQQAWVAAFQTANPDTTVNYTATGSGTGRENFIAGSSNFIGSDRAFNADELAAGGFGSCASDEIVEIPVYISPVAVAFNLEGIDELNLDGKTIAGIFAGTITNWNDEAIASQNEGVELPDQAIVPVHRADPSGTQETFTKYLSAVAPDVWTYEAADEWPLQTGEAGDGTSGVVNAITNGVGYIGFADASQAKDLGQVAVEVEGEYVPYSADAAAALVAASPLEEGRSDHDLAYDVDPAAAPAGSYPIALVSYLIGCVEYDDAEAAAVVKAYFEYVASEDGQKVASEAAGSAPISGELRDQVSAAIDAIVTE, translated from the coding sequence GTGAAGATCTCCCGAATCGCACGAATCGGCGCCATCGGCGCCGTCGCCGCTCTCGCACTCGCCGGCTGTGCCGCGAACGAAGGCGGAACGGGCGGAAGCTCCGACGCCCCCTCCGAGTCCACCCTCTCCGGCACGATCGAGGCCACCGGCGCCTCCTCGCAGGAAGCCGCCCAGCAGGCCTGGGTCGCCGCGTTCCAGACCGCGAACCCCGACACGACGGTCAACTACACGGCGACGGGCTCCGGCACCGGCCGCGAGAACTTCATCGCCGGCTCCTCCAACTTCATCGGCTCGGACCGCGCGTTCAACGCCGACGAGCTCGCCGCCGGCGGCTTCGGCTCGTGCGCGTCGGACGAGATCGTCGAGATCCCGGTCTACATCTCCCCGGTCGCCGTCGCCTTCAACCTCGAGGGCATCGACGAGCTGAACCTCGACGGCAAGACCATCGCGGGCATCTTCGCCGGCACGATCACCAACTGGAACGACGAGGCCATCGCCTCGCAGAACGAGGGCGTCGAGCTCCCCGACCAGGCCATCGTCCCCGTGCACCGCGCAGACCCGTCGGGCACGCAGGAGACCTTCACCAAGTACCTCAGCGCCGTCGCTCCCGACGTCTGGACCTACGAAGCCGCCGACGAGTGGCCGCTGCAGACCGGTGAGGCCGGCGACGGCACCTCCGGCGTCGTGAACGCCATCACCAACGGCGTCGGCTACATCGGCTTCGCCGACGCCTCGCAGGCGAAGGACCTCGGCCAGGTCGCCGTCGAGGTCGAGGGCGAGTACGTGCCCTACTCGGCCGATGCCGCCGCCGCGCTCGTCGCCGCGTCGCCGCTCGAAGAGGGCCGCTCGGACCACGACCTCGCCTACGACGTCGACCCGGCCGCCGCCCCCGCCGGCTCCTACCCGATCGCACTGGTCTCGTACCTGATCGGCTGCGTCGAGTACGACGACGCCGAGGCCGCCGCCGTGGTGAAGGCCTACTTCGAGTACGTCGCATCGGAGGACGGCCAGAAGGTCGCTTCCGAGGCCGCCGGCAGCGCGCCCATCTCGGGCGAGCTGCGCGACCAGGTCAGCGCCGCGATCGACGCGATCGTCACCGAGTGA
- the pstA gene encoding phosphate ABC transporter permease PstA, with the protein MTATATPIAPASTTMSTTAGHLPKWAPWALLLGCFAVSAVIFALANSGGDPADFNIALTLVVGLLIYMVAIFALSTVVESRRHATDRLMTALVSSAFVVALLPLISLLYTVVVNGLTRFDGEFFSFSMRNVVGEGGGAIHAIWGTVLITLGATIISVPIGLMTSIYLVEYGEGRRLARGITFLVDVMTGIPSIVAGLFIYSVFALIMGPGTRMGIMGSLALSVLMIPVVVRGSEELLRIVPNELREAAYALGVPKWLTILKVVIPTAIAGITTSIMLAISRVIGETAPLLLTVGIVPSLNLNMFSGQMATLPVFSYMQAKYPGIPSDAFIERAWASALTLIVIVMLLNLLARVIAKVFAPKTNGR; encoded by the coding sequence ATGACCGCCACTGCCACCCCCATCGCCCCGGCGTCGACGACCATGTCGACCACCGCCGGCCACCTGCCGAAGTGGGCGCCCTGGGCGCTGCTCCTCGGATGCTTCGCGGTCTCGGCCGTGATCTTCGCTCTCGCGAACAGCGGTGGCGACCCGGCCGACTTCAACATCGCACTCACCCTGGTGGTGGGCCTGCTCATCTACATGGTCGCCATCTTCGCGCTGTCGACGGTCGTCGAGAGCCGCCGCCACGCGACTGACCGGCTGATGACGGCCCTGGTCTCCTCCGCGTTCGTGGTCGCTCTGCTCCCCCTGATCTCGCTCCTCTACACGGTGGTCGTCAACGGACTCACCCGCTTCGACGGAGAGTTCTTCAGCTTCTCGATGCGCAACGTCGTCGGCGAGGGCGGTGGCGCGATCCACGCCATCTGGGGCACCGTGCTCATCACCCTCGGCGCGACCATCATCTCCGTGCCGATCGGCCTGATGACCTCGATCTACCTCGTCGAATACGGTGAGGGTCGCCGGCTCGCCCGCGGCATCACCTTCCTCGTCGACGTCATGACGGGCATCCCGTCCATCGTCGCCGGTCTGTTCATCTACTCGGTGTTCGCCCTGATCATGGGGCCCGGAACACGAATGGGCATCATGGGCTCGCTTGCCCTGTCGGTGCTGATGATCCCGGTCGTCGTCCGCGGCTCGGAGGAGCTGCTGCGCATCGTGCCGAACGAGCTGCGCGAGGCCGCTTATGCCCTCGGTGTGCCGAAGTGGCTCACGATCCTCAAGGTCGTGATCCCCACCGCGATCGCCGGCATCACGACGAGCATCATGCTCGCCATCTCCCGCGTCATCGGCGAGACGGCTCCGCTGCTCCTCACCGTCGGCATCGTGCCGAGCCTGAACCTCAACATGTTCAGCGGACAGATGGCGACCCTGCCGGTGTTCTCGTACATGCAGGCCAAGTACCCCGGCATCCCGTCCGACGCGTTCATCGAGCGCGCCTGGGCATCGGCGCTCACGCTGATCGTCATCGTGATGCTCCTGAACCTCCTGGCGCGCGTCATCGCCAAGGTGTTCGCCCCCAAGACCAACGGCCGTTGA
- a CDS encoding aminodeoxychorismate lyase has translation MTRRFALMIDPVTADEDRPDFRGTFTSVDAAAPALSVGELSTQRGDGVFESIGVVDGHAQEVVPHLERLAHSARLCDLPAPNLAQWRQAIEQAAAECGDGEAVIKLILSRGVEHGPTPTAWVTAAPASDFRTVRTEGVRVVTLDRGYDLGAAERAPWLLLGAKTLSYAVNMAALREAHRRGADDAIFLSSDGFVLEAPTASLVLRFGDRFVTPAPNGGILHGTTQLSVYEHLAERGFEAGYDRIPADDLPRADAAWLVSSVRLAAPITAIDDAVLPVDHALTGELNAYLLSPRD, from the coding sequence ATGACCCGGCGCTTCGCACTGATGATCGATCCCGTCACCGCCGACGAGGACCGCCCCGACTTCCGCGGCACCTTCACCTCGGTGGATGCCGCGGCGCCGGCACTGAGCGTGGGGGAGCTGAGCACACAACGCGGAGACGGTGTCTTCGAGTCCATCGGCGTGGTCGACGGGCACGCGCAGGAGGTCGTGCCGCACCTCGAGCGGTTGGCGCATTCGGCGCGGCTGTGCGACCTGCCGGCTCCGAATCTCGCGCAGTGGCGGCAGGCGATCGAGCAGGCTGCGGCGGAGTGCGGTGACGGCGAGGCGGTCATCAAGCTCATCCTCAGTCGCGGCGTCGAGCACGGACCCACCCCGACGGCATGGGTCACCGCCGCCCCGGCATCCGACTTCCGCACTGTGCGCACCGAGGGTGTGCGCGTCGTCACCCTCGACCGCGGCTACGACCTCGGCGCGGCCGAACGGGCGCCCTGGCTCCTGCTCGGAGCGAAGACGCTCTCGTACGCGGTGAACATGGCTGCTCTGCGCGAGGCGCACCGCCGCGGCGCGGACGACGCGATCTTCCTCTCCAGCGACGGGTTCGTGCTGGAGGCGCCGACGGCGTCCCTTGTGCTCCGGTTCGGTGACCGCTTCGTGACGCCGGCGCCCAACGGCGGCATCCTGCACGGCACGACCCAGCTCAGCGTCTACGAGCACCTGGCGGAACGAGGCTTCGAAGCCGGATACGACCGCATCCCCGCCGACGATCTGCCCCGCGCGGATGCTGCGTGGCTGGTCTCGAGCGTGCGCCTCGCCGCCCCGATCACCGCGATCGACGATGCTGTGCTCCCGGTGGATCACGCGCTGACGGGGGAGCTGAACGCGTACCTGCTGTCGCCGCGCGACTGA
- a CDS encoding endonuclease domain-containing protein, protein MTRREIERRLRRGGISRVRRGVYAGAHACAAVITAAAHGGALGCESAARHLGLWVLGDPELHVWMHSDRHQYPHDEETCACVAHWDDGSATSPFALPTVPRILVQIFRCRGDEHFFVALESARRQGVIDTAGLRWLRKSLSARGRDLVMFSRADSDSGLESLVRLRLRPFGWTVRTQAPIVGTGRVDLLIDGWLIIETDGQGNHDGPSHRHKDLVRDANAAFWGHPTLRFDYAMVVHDWDLVERAVVATIRRRDRPPASARRA, encoded by the coding sequence ATGACCCGCCGCGAGATAGAGCGCCGGCTGCGCCGCGGTGGAATCTCCCGAGTTCGGCGGGGCGTGTATGCCGGGGCGCACGCCTGCGCGGCGGTGATCACGGCCGCCGCGCACGGTGGAGCTCTCGGCTGCGAGTCGGCGGCCCGACACCTCGGCCTCTGGGTGCTCGGCGACCCGGAGCTCCACGTATGGATGCACTCGGATCGCCATCAGTACCCGCACGACGAGGAGACCTGCGCCTGCGTCGCGCACTGGGATGACGGATCCGCGACGTCGCCGTTCGCGCTTCCGACTGTCCCCCGAATACTCGTCCAGATCTTCCGCTGCCGCGGTGACGAGCACTTCTTCGTCGCCTTGGAGTCCGCCCGGCGGCAGGGCGTCATCGACACTGCCGGACTCCGATGGCTGCGCAAGTCGCTGAGCGCGAGGGGCCGAGACCTCGTGATGTTCTCGCGCGCCGATTCCGACAGCGGGCTCGAATCCCTTGTGCGGCTCCGGCTGCGCCCGTTCGGCTGGACGGTTCGCACGCAGGCACCGATCGTCGGAACCGGTCGTGTCGACCTGCTCATCGATGGATGGCTCATCATCGAGACCGACGGGCAGGGCAATCACGACGGACCGTCACATCGACACAAGGATCTCGTGCGGGATGCCAACGCGGCATTCTGGGGACACCCCACTCTGCGGTTCGACTACGCGATGGTCGTGCACGACTGGGACCTGGTCGAGCGGGCAGTCGTCGCGACGATCCGCCGTCGGGATCGCCCACCGGCATCCGCCCGCCGTGCATGA
- the pstC gene encoding phosphate ABC transporter permease subunit PstC, with the protein MTTTTTDPESDVRPSEARPTLRRRGDRIFSGTALGAGIIILVTLAAVAIFLIIQALPALAPDTSGNHILEGEAFASWVWPFVFGTLWSSAIALVIAAPIAIGIALFISHYAPRRLAGVLGYVIDLLAAVPSVVFGLWGALTFAPMLVPFYKWLNENLGFIPLFSGTPSGTGKTILTASLVLAVMILPIMTAICREVFLQTPRLHEEAALALGATRWEMVRMAVLPFARSGMVSGAMLGLGRALGETMAVTLVLSPLGIVTFNLINPENPTTIPAIIALRFPEAHDEGVNTLIAAGLILFIVTFAVNFLARWIVSRRAEFSGAN; encoded by the coding sequence ATGACAACCACCACGACGGATCCCGAAAGCGACGTCCGTCCGTCCGAAGCGCGCCCCACCCTGCGCCGGCGCGGCGATCGCATCTTCTCCGGAACCGCTCTCGGCGCCGGAATCATCATCCTCGTCACCCTCGCGGCCGTCGCGATCTTCCTGATCATCCAGGCCCTGCCCGCGCTCGCCCCCGACACCTCGGGCAACCACATCCTCGAGGGCGAGGCCTTCGCCTCCTGGGTCTGGCCCTTCGTCTTCGGAACTCTCTGGTCGAGCGCCATCGCCCTCGTCATCGCGGCGCCGATCGCGATCGGCATCGCACTGTTCATCTCGCACTACGCCCCGCGCCGCCTCGCCGGGGTGCTCGGCTACGTCATCGACCTCCTGGCCGCCGTGCCCTCGGTCGTCTTCGGTCTCTGGGGCGCGCTCACCTTCGCCCCGATGCTGGTGCCCTTCTACAAGTGGCTGAACGAGAACCTCGGCTTCATCCCGCTCTTCTCCGGCACGCCCTCTGGTACCGGCAAGACGATCCTCACCGCCTCCCTGGTGCTCGCGGTAATGATCCTGCCGATCATGACCGCGATCTGCCGCGAGGTCTTCCTGCAGACGCCGCGGCTGCACGAGGAAGCAGCTCTGGCCCTCGGGGCGACGCGCTGGGAGATGGTCCGCATGGCGGTGCTGCCCTTCGCCCGCAGTGGCATGGTGTCGGGCGCGATGCTCGGCCTCGGCCGCGCTCTCGGCGAGACCATGGCGGTGACGCTCGTGCTGTCGCCGCTCGGCATCGTCACCTTCAACCTCATCAATCCGGAGAACCCGACGACGATCCCCGCGATCATCGCCCTGCGGTTCCCGGAGGCGCACGATGAGGGCGTCAACACGCTCATCGCCGCCGGTCTGATCCTGTTCATCGTGACCTTCGCGGTCAACTTCCTCGCTCGCTGGATCGTCTCGCGTCGCGCCGAGTTCTCGGGAGCCAACTGA